Below is a window of Janthinobacterium lividum DNA.
CGTCTCCAGGAACAGAGGCGCCTTGGCGTCGGCCACCAGCAATTCCACCATGCGTCCCAGGTAGGCGTTGTTGGTGTAGGAGAGGAAGGGCAACGGTTCTTTGGCGCTGCCCGGCAGGACGAAGTCCGGCACCCTGTCCTGGCCGCAGCGCGCATAGGCGCGCAGGGTTTCGCGGCCCATCACCAGCATGTCATAGCGGCCCGGGTCCAGCTGCACCGGTTGGCGCGGATGGTGGTAGCACAGCAGCAGATCGCAGCCGCCGTCGACCAGCTGCAGCACGGCGTCGTGCACGTTCAGTGCCATCAGGCGGCTGTTGATCGGCGCGAAACCTTCTTCCAGCGCCGTCAGCCACTTCGGCATGAAGGTCAGCGACAGGGTATGCGGCACGGCAAAGTCGACGCTTGTTTGCGTGGCCGCCCGCTTGCCGCGCAACAGGGCGCGCACGCCGTTGATCTGCCCCAGCATTTCCAGCGCCTGCTCGTAAAACACGGCGCCGGCCGGCGTCAATCGCGTAGGGTAGGAGGTGCGGTCGACGAGGTCGATGCCGAGCCAGTTTTCCAGCGACTGGATGCGCCGCGAGAAGGCCGGCTGGGTCACGTGGCGCAGGGCCGCGGAACGGCTGAAGTTATGCGTTTCAGCGAGTGAAATGAAGTCTTCCAGCCATTTGGTTTCCATCGCGGGACCGTTCTCTTATCAAGGACGCATGCAAGGTGTGGCGGTCAGGCCGTGCCGGGCGATGCCGCCGGCTGGTACAGGGCGGCGGGCAGGCCGAAGAACGACGGCGGGCCCAGGGTCGTGCCATCGAGCGAGCCGCCCGCGTTCAAGCTCTTGTTGATGGCCGACAGCAAAGAGCTGCGGCTGGCCAGGTTTTGCATCAGCGCGCGCGGGCCGTTGTGGAAGGTGTGCTGGGCGATATCCGCGGCGACGACAAAGATCGGTTCGCGGCGCAGGGGGAATTCCACCCATTCGCCGTCCTCGTCCTGGGCGCGGAAGGTATCGGGCAGGGTCATGGTATCGGAGTCGGGAAGGTGCGACGCCAGCACCAGGCCGAAGGCTTCCGGCACCACATCGGCCAGGCGGCGCATGGTGAGGTCTTCGCCGACCAGGGCACGGACTTGCGCTTCCACCGCGTCGTCGGCGTCGGGCTGGGCGCCGAGAATTTTCACTGCCTGATAGATCAGGTCGGACGAGAGTGCTTCCATCAAATCATCTCCAGGATCATGGCGACGATTTCGTCGCCGTACGAGGCCAGTTTTTTCTCGCCCACGCCGCTCACGCCGCGCATCTGTTCCAGCGAGGTGGGCTTGGCCTTGGCGATTTCGCGCAGGGTGGCATCGACAAAAATCACGTAGGCCGGCACGTTGTGCGTGCGCGCCGTCTCCACGCGCCACCAGCGCAGCTTGTCGAAGATCGCCTGTTCGCTGGTCGACAAATCCGTCTCGACATAGCCTTTTGCCACGCTGGTGCTGCGCTTGCTGGTCTTCACCGGTTTCTGGTACTGGCGCAGCTGCACCTTCTGGCCGCCCTTGAGCACGGGGCGCGAGGCGTCCGTCAGTTTCAGCGAGCTGTATTGTTCATGGTCGACCGAGACGAGGCCCAGCGCGATGGCCTGGCGCAGAATAGCTTTCCACTCCGCTTCGCCCAGGTCCGAGCCGATGCCGAAGACGGACAGGGAATCGTGGTGCCAGGTCTTGATGCGTTCCGATTCCACGCCGCGCAGCACGTCGATCACGTGCCCGCCGGCGAAGCGCTGGTCGACGCGGTAGATGGCCGACAGCAGTTTTTGCACGGGCACCGTGCCATCGAAGGACACGGGCGGCACCAAACAGGTGTCGCAATTGCCGCACGGCGAAGCCGGTTCGCCGAAGTATTCGAGCAGGCGCATGCGGCGGCAGCTGAGCGTTTCGCACAGGCCCAGCATGGCGTCGAGTTTCACGCCCAGCACGCGCTTGAAGGTGTCCTCCGCTTCCGATTCATCGATCATGCGCCGCTGCAGCACCACGTCCTGCAAGCCGTACGCCATCCAGGCGTTGGCGGCCATGCCGTCGCGGCCCGCGCGGCCCGTTTCCTGGTAATAGCCCTCGATGCTTTTCGGCAGATCCAGATGCGCCACGAAGCGCACGTCGGGCTTGTCGATGCCCATGCCGAAGGCGATGGTGGCGACCATGACGATGTTTTCTTCGCGCAGGAAGCGCGCCTGGTTGGCG
It encodes the following:
- the recQ gene encoding DNA helicase RecQ → MNQDLNQRALHLLQTVFGYPAFRGQQADIVDHVSHGGDALVLMPTGGGKSLCYQIPALLRDGVGVVVSPLIALMQDQVDALEEVGVRAAFLNSTQTYEEASRIERLVRTGGIDVVYVAPERLMTQRCLDLFQASKISLFAIDEAHCVAQWGHDFRPEYIKLSVLHEQFPDVPRIALTATADPQTRAEIALRLQLEDARQFVSSFDRPNIRYQIVEKANGRKQLLDFINTEHAGDCGIVYCLSRKKVEETAEFLNQSGIRALPYHAGMEYAKRSANQARFLREENIVMVATIAFGMGIDKPDVRFVAHLDLPKSIEGYYQETGRAGRDGMAANAWMAYGLQDVVLQRRMIDESEAEDTFKRVLGVKLDAMLGLCETLSCRRMRLLEYFGEPASPCGNCDTCLVPPVSFDGTVPVQKLLSAIYRVDQRFAGGHVIDVLRGVESERIKTWHHDSLSVFGIGSDLGEAEWKAILRQAIALGLVSVDHEQYSSLKLTDASRPVLKGGQKVQLRQYQKPVKTSKRSTSVAKGYVETDLSTSEQAIFDKLRWWRVETARTHNVPAYVIFVDATLREIAKAKPTSLEQMRGVSGVGEKKLASYGDEIVAMILEMI
- a CDS encoding LysR family transcriptional regulator encodes the protein METKWLEDFISLAETHNFSRSAALRHVTQPAFSRRIQSLENWLGIDLVDRTSYPTRLTPAGAVFYEQALEMLGQINGVRALLRGKRAATQTSVDFAVPHTLSLTFMPKWLTALEEGFAPINSRLMALNVHDAVLQLVDGGCDLLLCYHHPRQPVQLDPGRYDMLVMGRETLRAYARCGQDRVPDFVLPGSAKEPLPFLSYTNNAYLGRMVELLVADAKAPLFLETCYETDMAEGLKMMALEGRGIAFLPESAVMRDVKYKHLARADGGAPGWEIELEIRLYRERPSSLRPGKQIVESLWQYLVQAQDGKARAGKRRKRTIETVAS